A window of the Streptomyces sp. Ag109_O5-10 genome harbors these coding sequences:
- a CDS encoding Hsp20/alpha crystallin family protein — protein MLMRTDPFRELDRLAQQLMGPGTWSRPSPMPMDAYREGDQYVVAFDVPGVTADAIDIDVERNMLTVKAERRPVAKADDVQMELSERPLGVFSRQLVLADTLDTEHIKADYDAGVLTLRIPIAERAKPRKVAIGVGPGRKEISG, from the coding sequence ATGTTGATGCGCACCGACCCCTTCCGTGAGCTCGACCGGCTGGCGCAGCAGCTGATGGGCCCGGGCACCTGGTCGCGGCCGTCGCCGATGCCGATGGACGCCTACCGCGAGGGTGACCAGTACGTGGTGGCCTTCGACGTCCCCGGCGTCACTGCGGACGCGATCGACATCGACGTCGAGCGGAACATGCTGACCGTCAAGGCCGAGCGCCGGCCGGTGGCGAAGGCCGACGACGTGCAGATGGAACTGTCGGAGCGGCCGCTGGGTGTCTTCTCCCGCCAGCTGGTGCTGGCCGACACGCTGGACACCGAGCACATCAAGGCCGACTACGACGCGGGCGTGCTCACCCTGCGCATCCCGATCGCCGAGCGTGCCAAGCCCCGCAAGGTCGCCATCGGCGTGGGGCCCGGCCGCAAGGAGATCTCCGGCTGA
- a CDS encoding type III effector protein produces the protein MTPADQPASPRAYAHSPASFLAAAAALEAIDEALSTAQHEDPHAPGAPEVGTDQALASLLLLRQVRERLAGWETGLIETARDAGASWADLAQPLGVASRQAAERRYLRGRPGPAGTTGEQRVQATRERRAAERTTATWARRNAADLRRIAGQITALTDLPGAARQPLSRLHAALAQDDPAELIRPLGDTRPHLAGAHPDLAAQLDTLTPP, from the coding sequence ATGACCCCGGCCGATCAGCCGGCTTCACCCCGCGCCTACGCGCACAGCCCGGCGTCGTTCCTCGCCGCCGCGGCGGCTCTGGAGGCCATAGACGAAGCCCTGAGTACCGCCCAGCACGAGGACCCCCACGCTCCCGGCGCTCCCGAGGTCGGCACGGACCAGGCCCTCGCGTCCCTCCTTCTGCTACGGCAGGTCCGCGAGCGGCTCGCCGGATGGGAAACCGGCCTGATCGAGACCGCCCGCGACGCCGGAGCAAGCTGGGCCGACCTCGCCCAACCGCTGGGCGTCGCCAGCCGCCAGGCCGCCGAACGCCGCTACCTGCGCGGCCGTCCCGGCCCGGCCGGAACCACCGGCGAACAGCGCGTCCAGGCCACTCGTGAACGCCGCGCCGCCGAACGCACCACCGCCACCTGGGCCCGCCGCAACGCGGCCGACCTGCGCCGCATCGCCGGCCAGATCACCGCCCTCACCGACCTGCCCGGCGCGGCCCGCCAACCGCTCAGCCGGCTCCACGCCGCCCTCGCCCAGGACGACCCCGCCGAGCTCATCCGCCCCCTCGGCGACACGCGTCCCCACCTGGCCGGCGCCCACCCCGACCTCGCGGCACAGCTCGACACCCTCACACCTCCCTGA
- a CDS encoding hydrophobic protein — MVPLLLVLLLALILFGAGFALKVLWWVAVVVLVVWLLGFVMRSTTTGGGRGRWYRW; from the coding sequence ATGGTTCCCTTGCTTCTAGTTCTTCTTCTGGCACTCATTCTGTTCGGCGCGGGCTTCGCCCTGAAGGTCCTCTGGTGGGTCGCGGTCGTCGTTCTGGTCGTGTGGCTCCTCGGCTTCGTGATGAGGTCCACCACCACGGGGGGTGGCCGGGGTCGCTGGTACCGATGGTGA
- a CDS encoding MerR family transcriptional regulator, producing the protein MPPRSTRPADSLDDDDYPAYTMGRAAEMLGTTPSFLRALGEHRLITPLRSEGGHRRYSRYQLRIAARARELVDQGTAVEAACRIVILEDQLEEAQRINEQLRAQGGQSQSETPA; encoded by the coding sequence ATGCCCCCTCGCAGTACCCGGCCCGCCGACTCCCTCGACGATGACGACTACCCCGCCTACACCATGGGCCGGGCCGCCGAGATGCTCGGCACCACCCCATCCTTCCTCCGCGCCCTCGGCGAACACCGCCTGATCACACCCTTGCGCTCCGAAGGCGGCCACCGCCGCTACTCCCGGTACCAGCTGCGCATCGCCGCCCGCGCCCGCGAACTCGTCGACCAGGGCACCGCCGTAGAAGCCGCGTGCCGCATCGTCATCCTCGAAGACCAGCTCGAAGAAGCTCAGCGCATCAACGAGCAACTGCGCGCCCAAGGCGGCCAGTCGCAGTCGGAAACCCCGGCCTGA
- a CDS encoding SCO5918 family protein, which produces MRCVIARFPFELTKNGVLESMKGIKPEPGTGASVIIGRRHYPVKQVGQVITRQDRRDFSAAEVLRAMTQLGFTCRTLPTAAPVRILSSLQQASAMLGAPESV; this is translated from the coding sequence ATGCGCTGCGTCATCGCCCGCTTCCCCTTCGAGCTCACCAAGAACGGCGTGCTGGAATCGATGAAGGGCATCAAGCCCGAACCCGGCACCGGCGCATCCGTGATCATCGGCCGCCGCCACTACCCCGTCAAGCAAGTCGGCCAGGTCATCACTCGGCAGGACCGCCGTGACTTCAGCGCCGCCGAAGTCCTCCGGGCCATGACTCAGCTCGGCTTCACGTGCCGCACCCTCCCCACGGCCGCGCCCGTACGCATCCTCAGCTCGCTCCAGCAAGCCTCCGCGATGCTCGGTGCCCCCGAGTCCGTCTGA
- a CDS encoding cold-shock protein yields the protein MATGTVKWFNAEKGFGFIEQDGGGADVFAHYSNIAAQGFRELLEGQKVSFDIAQGQKGPTAENIVPA from the coding sequence ATGGCCACCGGTACCGTGAAGTGGTTCAACGCGGAAAAGGGCTTCGGCTTCATCGAGCAGGACGGTGGCGGCGCTGACGTGTTCGCCCACTACTCGAACATCGCCGCCCAGGGCTTCCGTGAGCTGCTCGAAGGCCAGAAGGTCAGCTTCGACATCGCGCAGGGCCAGAAGGGCCCGACGGCCGAGAACATCGTTCCGGCCTGA
- a CDS encoding IS5 family transposase → MPCLGRELGVRSGVGTSPWIVSDELWDRVEPLLPQRERRFRYPGRKPFPDRAVLCGILYVLHTGIQWEHLPRALGFGSGITCWRRLRDWNDAGVWQRLHEILLAELNAAARLDWSRCVVDSSHVRALKRGQHTGPSPVDRGRAGSKHHLITDGNGTPLAVLLTGGNRNDVTPLLPLLDAIPPVRGRVGHPRRKPDPLFADRGYDHDLYRNQVRARGIVPTIARRGTLRGTGLGTYRWVVERSFAWLHGFRRLRVRWERRADIHEAFLKLACCLITHRQLRALCEPPIAG, encoded by the coding sequence TTGCCGTGTCTGGGACGGGAGTTGGGCGTTCGGTCCGGTGTGGGGACGTCGCCGTGGATCGTGTCGGATGAGCTGTGGGACCGTGTGGAGCCGCTGCTGCCGCAGCGTGAGCGCAGGTTCCGGTATCCAGGTCGCAAGCCGTTTCCGGACCGGGCGGTGCTGTGCGGGATCTTGTACGTGCTGCACACCGGGATCCAGTGGGAGCACCTGCCCAGAGCCCTGGGCTTCGGGTCAGGCATAACGTGCTGGCGCAGGCTGCGGGACTGGAACGATGCCGGCGTCTGGCAGCGGTTGCACGAGATCCTGCTGGCCGAACTGAACGCGGCCGCACGTCTGGACTGGTCCCGCTGTGTGGTCGACTCCTCGCACGTCAGGGCGCTAAAAAGGGGGCAGCACACGGGCCCGTCGCCGGTCGACCGGGGACGAGCCGGCTCCAAGCATCACTTAATCACCGACGGAAACGGCACCCCGCTCGCGGTCCTGCTGACCGGTGGCAACCGCAACGACGTCACCCCGCTCCTGCCCCTGCTCGACGCGATCCCGCCGGTCCGCGGCCGGGTCGGGCATCCTCGCCGGAAGCCGGACCCGCTGTTCGCCGATCGCGGGTATGACCACGACCTTTACCGTAACCAGGTCCGCGCCCGCGGCATCGTGCCCACGATCGCCCGCCGCGGCACCCTGCGCGGCACCGGCCTGGGCACCTACCGCTGGGTCGTGGAGAGGAGTTTTGCCTGGCTGCACGGCTTCCGTCGCCTGCGCGTCCGCTGGGAACGGCGAGCCGACATCCACGAAGCATTCCTCAAACTCGCCTGCTGCCTGATCACCCACCGACAACTCAGGGCATTGTGTGAGCCGCCGATAGCCGGTTGA
- a CDS encoding DUF2750 domain-containing protein: protein MSQSGSQAAAFFRDVRQGSVVWLVRDDNGSPTHLSADGTRSLPFWSTSPRAQRAAKIWGDGLRVESMPLDTWLDRVLPDAARDGLMIGINWSGARLVGWSFTPNEVLNRLSAAHTMP, encoded by the coding sequence ATGAGTCAGAGCGGTTCGCAGGCGGCGGCATTCTTCCGAGACGTCCGCCAGGGCAGCGTGGTCTGGCTTGTCCGGGATGACAACGGAAGCCCGACACACCTCTCTGCGGACGGCACGCGAAGTCTTCCCTTTTGGTCGACCTCACCCCGCGCCCAGAGGGCAGCAAAGATCTGGGGGGACGGACTCCGGGTTGAGTCCATGCCCTTGGACACCTGGCTCGATCGCGTACTGCCCGATGCCGCCCGGGATGGACTCATGATCGGCATCAACTGGAGCGGGGCGCGCCTGGTTGGCTGGAGCTTCACCCCCAACGAAGTTCTCAACCGGCTATCGGCGGCTCACACAATGCCCTGA
- a CDS encoding molybdopterin cofactor-binding domain-containing protein, translating to MYAYDAVVAEVAVDACRGMVRVRRVLGIFDAGRIISPKLAESQAIGAADGGIGAAQLEHTVTDHRDGRIVNANLADYLVPVNGDARDLKATYLDGSAGQRR from the coding sequence ATGTACGCCTACGACGCGGTGGTCGCCGAGGTCGCGGTCGACGCCTGCCGCGGCATGGTCCGGGTGCGACGCGTGCTGGGCATCTTCGACGCGGGGCGCATCATCAGCCCAAAGCTCGCCGAGAGCCAGGCCATCGGTGCCGCGGACGGCGGAATCGGCGCAGCCCAGCTCGAACACACCGTCACCGACCACCGCGACGGCCGCATCGTCAACGCGAACCTCGCCGACTACCTCGTCCCCGTCAATGGCGACGCACGCGACCTGAAGGCCACCTACCTCGACGGAAGCGCAGGTCAGAGGCGCTAA
- a CDS encoding class I SAM-dependent RNA methyltransferase — translation MQAEPKKSLVGTEYEVEVGPVAHGGHCIARTAEGQVLFVRHALPGERVVARVTEGEEGARFLRADAVDILDASKDRVPAPCPYAGPGRCGGCDWQHAKPGAQRRLKGEVIAEQLQRLAGLTPEEAGWDGTVMPAEGDKLPAGEVPQWRTRVQYAVDADGNAGLRRHRSHEVEPIEHCMIAAPGVRELGIEERDWSGMVSVDAIAATGSQDRMVILEPRPGARLPLVELDKPVSVLRVDEHDGGIHRVHGRAFVRERADGRTHRVGSGGFWQVHPKAADTLVTAVMQGLLPRKGEMALDLYCGVGLFAGALADRLGEKGAVLGIESGKRAVEDARHNLADFPQVRVEQGKVESVLPRTGITEVDLIVLDPPRAGAGRQTVAHLSSLGARRIAYVACDPAALARDLAYFRDGGYRVRTLRAFDLFPMTHHVECVAILEPAEKRS, via the coding sequence ATGCAGGCAGAACCGAAGAAATCGCTGGTGGGGACTGAGTACGAGGTCGAGGTCGGCCCGGTCGCGCACGGCGGCCACTGCATCGCCAGGACCGCCGAGGGCCAGGTGCTGTTCGTCCGGCACGCGCTGCCCGGCGAGCGGGTCGTGGCCCGGGTGACCGAGGGCGAGGAAGGTGCCCGCTTCCTGCGCGCCGACGCGGTGGACATCCTGGACGCGTCCAAGGACCGCGTGCCGGCCCCCTGCCCCTACGCCGGCCCCGGCCGCTGCGGCGGCTGTGACTGGCAGCACGCCAAGCCGGGCGCCCAGCGCCGCCTCAAGGGCGAGGTGATCGCCGAGCAGCTCCAGCGGCTCGCGGGCCTCACTCCCGAGGAGGCCGGCTGGGACGGCACGGTGATGCCGGCCGAGGGCGACAAGCTGCCGGCCGGCGAGGTGCCGCAGTGGCGGACCCGGGTGCAGTACGCCGTCGACGCCGACGGCAACGCCGGACTGCGCCGGCACCGCTCGCACGAGGTGGAGCCGATCGAGCACTGCATGATCGCTGCGCCGGGCGTCAGAGAGCTGGGCATCGAGGAGCGGGACTGGTCGGGCATGGTCTCGGTCGACGCGATCGCCGCGACCGGCTCCCAGGACCGCATGGTCATCCTGGAGCCGCGCCCCGGCGCCCGCCTTCCCCTGGTCGAGCTCGACAAGCCCGTCTCGGTCTTGCGGGTCGACGAACACGACGGTGGGATCCACCGCGTCCACGGCCGCGCCTTCGTCCGTGAACGCGCCGACGGCCGCACCCACCGGGTCGGCAGCGGCGGCTTCTGGCAGGTCCACCCGAAGGCGGCGGACACCCTGGTCACCGCCGTCATGCAGGGCCTCCTCCCGCGCAAGGGCGAGATGGCGCTCGACCTCTACTGCGGCGTCGGCCTCTTCGCCGGCGCCCTCGCCGACCGCCTCGGCGAGAAGGGCGCGGTCCTCGGCATCGAGTCCGGCAAGCGTGCGGTGGAGGACGCACGTCACAACCTGGCCGACTTCCCCCAGGTCCGGGTCGAGCAGGGCAAGGTCGAGTCGGTCCTCCCGCGCACCGGCATCACCGAGGTCGACCTCATCGTCCTCGACCCGCCCCGCGCGGGCGCGGGCCGCCAGACGGTGGCCCACCTCTCCTCCCTCGGCGCCCGCCGCATCGCCTACGTCGCCTGCGACCCGGCGGCCCTCGCCCGCGACCTGGCGTACTTCCGGGACGGGGGGTACCGGGTACGGACGCTGCGGGCGTTCGATCTGTTTCCGATGACGCATCATGTGGAGTGCGTTGCGATCCTGGAACCCGCTGAGAAACGTTCTTGA
- a CDS encoding APC family permease, whose translation MSKLTDVPKRILIGRALRSDRLGETLLPKRIALPVFASDPLSSVAYAPGEVLLVLSIAGVSAYHFSPWIAVAVVVLMFTVVASYRQNVHAYPSGGGDYEVATTNLGPKAGLTVASALLVDYVLTVAVSIASGIENLGSAIPFVVEHKVLCAVTVIVLLTLMNLRGVKESGKLFAIPTYVFVGGVFIMIAWGAFRGLVLGDTMRAPTADYHIRAEHQGLAGFALVFLLLRAFSSGCAALTGVEAISNGVPAFRKPKSKNAATTLAMMGLLAVTMFCGIIVLAMVTKVRMAENPATDLLHNGVAIGSGYVQNPVISQVAEAVFGKGSFLFVVLAAATALVLFLAANTAYNGFPLLGSILAQDRYLPRQLHTRGDRLAFSNGIVLLAGAAALLTVIYGADSTRLIQLYIVGVFVSFTLSQTGMVRHWNRHLAVEKDPAKRSHMIRSRAINTFGAFFTGLVLVVVLVTKFTHGAWVALLGMCIFYATMTAIRKHYDRVSEEISAPEEPDDDLVRPSRVHSVVLISKIHRPTLRALAYAKLMRSDTLEALTVNVDPAETKALREEWERRGIDVPLKVLDSPYREITRPIIEYVKGLRAQSPRDAVSVIIPEYVVGHWYEHILHNQSALRLKGRLLFTPGVMVTSVPYQLASSEAAKIRARRRQEWNAPGAVRRGPAEHRPKEHSGG comes from the coding sequence GTGTCCAAACTGACCGACGTGCCCAAACGGATTCTGATCGGGCGCGCTCTGCGCAGTGACCGGCTGGGCGAAACGCTCCTGCCGAAGCGCATCGCCCTCCCCGTCTTCGCATCCGACCCGCTGTCCTCCGTCGCCTACGCGCCGGGGGAGGTCCTGCTGGTCCTGTCCATCGCGGGCGTGTCGGCGTACCACTTCAGCCCCTGGATCGCGGTCGCGGTCGTCGTGCTGATGTTCACGGTGGTCGCCTCCTACCGGCAGAACGTGCACGCCTACCCGAGCGGCGGCGGCGACTACGAGGTCGCCACCACCAACCTCGGCCCCAAGGCGGGCCTGACCGTCGCGAGCGCGCTGCTGGTCGACTACGTTCTGACCGTCGCCGTCTCCATCGCCTCCGGCATCGAGAACCTCGGCTCCGCGATCCCCTTCGTGGTCGAGCACAAGGTGCTCTGCGCGGTCACCGTGATCGTGCTGCTGACGCTGATGAACCTGCGCGGCGTGAAGGAGTCCGGCAAGCTCTTCGCGATCCCGACGTACGTGTTCGTCGGCGGCGTCTTCATCATGATCGCGTGGGGTGCGTTCCGGGGCCTGGTCCTCGGGGACACGATGCGCGCCCCGACCGCGGACTACCACATCAGGGCGGAACACCAGGGCCTGGCCGGTTTCGCCCTCGTCTTCCTCCTCCTGCGGGCCTTCTCCTCCGGCTGTGCCGCGCTCACCGGCGTCGAGGCCATCTCCAACGGCGTCCCGGCGTTCCGCAAGCCGAAGTCGAAGAACGCGGCGACCACGCTGGCCATGATGGGCCTGCTGGCGGTCACCATGTTCTGCGGGATCATCGTGCTCGCCATGGTCACCAAGGTCCGGATGGCCGAGAACCCGGCCACCGACCTGCTCCACAACGGCGTCGCGATCGGCTCCGGCTACGTCCAGAACCCGGTGATCTCCCAGGTCGCCGAGGCCGTCTTCGGCAAGGGCAGCTTCCTGTTCGTCGTGCTCGCCGCGGCCACCGCCCTCGTCCTCTTCCTGGCCGCGAACACCGCGTACAACGGCTTCCCGCTCCTCGGCTCGATCCTCGCCCAGGACCGCTACCTGCCGCGCCAGCTGCACACCCGCGGCGACCGGCTGGCCTTCTCGAACGGCATCGTGCTCCTGGCCGGCGCCGCCGCCCTCCTGACGGTCATCTACGGCGCGGACTCGACCCGCCTGATCCAGCTGTACATCGTCGGGGTCTTCGTCTCCTTCACGCTCAGCCAGACCGGCATGGTCCGGCACTGGAACCGCCACCTGGCGGTGGAGAAGGACCCGGCCAAGCGCAGCCACATGATCCGCTCCCGCGCGATCAACACGTTCGGCGCCTTCTTCACCGGCCTGGTGCTGGTCGTCGTCCTGGTCACGAAGTTCACCCACGGCGCCTGGGTGGCGCTGCTCGGCATGTGCATCTTCTACGCCACGATGACCGCGATCCGTAAGCACTACGACCGCGTCTCCGAGGAGATCTCGGCCCCCGAGGAGCCCGACGACGACCTGGTCCGCCCCTCCCGCGTGCACTCGGTCGTCCTGATCTCCAAGATCCACCGCCCCACCCTGCGTGCCCTGGCCTACGCCAAACTGATGCGCTCGGACACCCTGGAGGCGCTCACCGTCAACGTCGACCCGGCCGAGACCAAGGCGCTGCGCGAGGAATGGGAGCGGCGCGGGATAGACGTACCGCTGAAGGTCCTCGACTCGCCGTACCGCGAGATCACCCGGCCGATCATCGAGTACGTCAAGGGCCTGCGCGCCCAGTCGCCGCGGGACGCGGTCTCCGTGATCATCCCGGAGTACGTCGTCGGCCACTGGTACGAGCACATCCTGCACAACCAGAGCGCGCTCAGGCTCAAGGGCCGGCTGCTGTTCACGCCCGGCGTGATGGTGACGTCGGTGCCCTACCAGCTGGCGTCCTCCGAGGCGGCCAAGATCCGGGCCCGCAGGCGCCAGGAGTGGAACGCACCGGGTGCGGTACGGCGCGGTCCGGCCGAGCACCGGCCCAAGGAGCACAGCGGAGGCTGA
- a CDS encoding TrkA family potassium uptake protein: MHIVIMGCGRVGSALAQTLEQQGHTVAVIDHDPTAFRRLGPGFGGRRVTGVGFDQDTLREAGIEEAGAFAAVSSGDNSNIISARVAREMFGVENVAARIYDPRRAEVYQRLGIPTVATVRWTADQMLRRLLPSGAEPLWRDPTGGVQLAEVHASPKWVGHKISRLQEETGVRVAFLTRLGEAMLPTSQTVLQEGDLVHVMMRTDDVDKVEAAFAGGPEEEGGH, translated from the coding sequence GTGCACATCGTCATCATGGGCTGCGGCAGAGTGGGTTCCGCTCTCGCCCAGACCCTGGAGCAACAGGGGCACACGGTCGCCGTGATCGACCACGACCCCACCGCCTTCCGCAGGCTGGGCCCCGGATTCGGGGGCCGCAGGGTCACCGGAGTCGGCTTCGACCAGGACACCCTGCGCGAGGCGGGCATCGAGGAGGCCGGCGCCTTCGCCGCCGTCTCCAGCGGTGACAACTCGAACATCATCTCCGCGCGGGTCGCCCGCGAGATGTTCGGGGTGGAGAACGTGGCCGCCCGGATCTACGACCCCCGGCGCGCCGAGGTCTACCAGCGCCTCGGCATCCCGACCGTCGCCACGGTCCGCTGGACCGCCGACCAGATGCTGCGCCGGCTGCTGCCCTCGGGCGCCGAGCCGCTGTGGCGCGACCCCACCGGCGGGGTCCAGCTCGCGGAGGTGCACGCCTCCCCGAAGTGGGTCGGCCACAAGATCAGCAGGCTCCAGGAGGAGACCGGTGTCCGGGTCGCGTTCCTGACCCGGCTCGGCGAGGCGATGCTGCCGACCTCGCAGACGGTCCTCCAGGAGGGCGACCTGGTGCACGTGATGATGCGGACGGACGACGTCGACAAGGTCGAGGCCGCCTTCGCCGGGGGTCCGGAAGAGGAGGGCGGTCACTGA
- a CDS encoding TrkA family potassium uptake protein: protein MRVAIAGAGAVGRSIAGELLENGHEVLLIDKAPTAISVERVPQAEWLLADACEITSLDEAALQRCNVVIAATGDDKVNLVVSLLAKTEYGVPRVVARVNNPKNEWLFNEAWGVDVAVSTPRLMSALVEEAVSVGDLVRLLRFSHGDANLVELTLPEESALAGTQVGDVEWPEDTSLVTIIRGTRVLTPSKEDSLEAGDELLFVAAQAREEQLEDLLSVRREDG, encoded by the coding sequence ATGAGGGTCGCCATTGCCGGGGCCGGTGCCGTCGGCCGCTCGATCGCGGGCGAGCTGTTGGAGAACGGCCACGAGGTCCTGCTGATCGACAAGGCCCCGACCGCCATCTCGGTGGAGCGGGTCCCGCAGGCGGAGTGGCTGCTGGCCGACGCCTGCGAGATCACCTCGCTCGACGAGGCCGCGTTGCAGCGCTGCAACGTCGTGATCGCCGCGACGGGCGACGACAAGGTGAACCTGGTCGTCTCGCTGCTCGCGAAGACGGAGTACGGCGTGCCGCGCGTCGTCGCCCGGGTCAACAACCCGAAGAACGAGTGGCTGTTCAACGAGGCCTGGGGCGTGGACGTCGCCGTCTCGACGCCGCGCCTGATGTCGGCCCTGGTGGAGGAGGCGGTGTCGGTCGGCGACCTGGTCCGGCTGCTGCGCTTCAGCCACGGCGACGCCAACCTGGTGGAGCTGACGCTGCCCGAGGAGTCGGCCCTGGCCGGCACCCAGGTCGGTGACGTGGAGTGGCCCGAGGACACCTCGCTGGTCACGATCATCCGCGGCACCCGGGTCCTCACCCCGTCCAAGGAGGACTCCCTGGAAGCCGGCGACGAGCTGCTGTTCGTGGCGGCCCAGGCCCGCGAGGAGCAGCTGGAGGACCTGCTGTCGGTACGGCGGGAAGACGGCTGA
- a CDS encoding DUF3159 domain-containing protein: MTSLDKPTEDTQAEDAPQQDARAVTEAALFEAFGGVRGMVETVLPGLLFVTIFTINKDLHWSAIAALAVSVVLVVVRLAMRDTVKHAFSGVFGVAFGVVFAMMTGNAKDFYLPGMLYTLGLALAYIVTTLCGVPLIGLILGPVFKENLSWRTRNPGRKKAYAKASWAWGLILLAKCAILFPLYWWADTAQLGWVLVALKIPPFLLAVWLTWVFLAKAPAPIDVFAEMEAAEQAEKAEEERRAAQAAESGEAAAGGRHRK, translated from the coding sequence GTGACGTCGCTCGACAAGCCGACCGAAGACACGCAGGCGGAGGACGCCCCGCAGCAAGACGCGCGGGCGGTGACCGAGGCCGCGCTCTTCGAGGCGTTCGGCGGTGTCCGGGGCATGGTCGAGACGGTCCTGCCCGGCCTGCTCTTCGTCACGATCTTCACCATCAACAAGGACCTGCACTGGTCGGCGATCGCCGCCCTCGCGGTCTCCGTGGTGCTCGTCGTGGTCCGCCTCGCCATGCGGGACACCGTCAAGCACGCCTTCAGCGGTGTCTTCGGTGTCGCCTTCGGTGTCGTCTTCGCGATGATGACCGGCAACGCCAAGGACTTCTACCTCCCCGGCATGCTCTACACACTGGGCCTGGCGCTGGCGTACATCGTCACGACCCTGTGCGGGGTCCCGCTGATCGGACTGATCCTCGGCCCGGTCTTCAAGGAGAACCTCTCCTGGCGCACCCGCAACCCCGGCCGCAAGAAGGCGTACGCCAAGGCCAGCTGGGCGTGGGGCCTGATCCTGCTCGCCAAGTGCGCGATCCTCTTCCCGCTGTACTGGTGGGCCGACACCGCCCAGCTCGGCTGGGTGCTGGTCGCCCTCAAGATCCCGCCGTTCCTGCTCGCGGTCTGGCTCACCTGGGTCTTCCTGGCGAAGGCACCGGCGCCGATCGACGTGTTCGCGGAGATGGAGGCGGCGGAGCAGGCGGAGAAGGCCGAGGAGGAGCGCAGGGCGGCGCAGGCCGCGGAGAGCGGTGAGGCCGCCGCGGGCGGACGCCACCGCAAGTAG